In the Merismopedia glauca CCAP 1448/3 genome, one interval contains:
- a CDS encoding ATP-binding response regulator, which yields MNSTQRSPGDILIVDDTPENLHLLSAMLTEQGYDVRSVKTGSAALMGVQAQPPDLILLDITMPEMNGYEVCENLKSNADTREIPVIFISALNEVFDKVKAFTVGGVDYITKPFQVEEVLVRVENQLTIRRLHGQLVKALEQEKELNRRIEEMATLEERNRIARDIHDSLGHALVALNIQMETALTLWRDAPDRAYEFLTEAKQLGSEALRAVRESVSELRADPLQGKVLEQAIASLIQEFYRTTNVLPQSQITLSRPLSHAINTAVYRILQEGLTNICKHAAATAVYIHIQTVESGLWVIIQDNGKGFQVGDSKTGFGLQGMQERTNSLGATLEIRSQPCGGCRITVFFPKI from the coding sequence ATGAACTCTACTCAACGTTCCCCAGGAGATATCCTGATTGTTGATGATACGCCGGAAAACCTGCATTTGCTCTCGGCGATGCTGACTGAGCAAGGGTATGATGTGCGAAGCGTGAAGACAGGATCGGCTGCTTTGATGGGGGTGCAAGCTCAACCTCCAGATTTGATTTTGCTCGATATCACGATGCCAGAAATGAATGGTTATGAAGTATGTGAGAATTTGAAATCTAACGCCGATACCCGTGAGATTCCGGTGATTTTTATCAGCGCTCTCAATGAAGTTTTTGATAAAGTGAAAGCCTTTACGGTTGGTGGTGTAGACTACATTACTAAGCCATTTCAGGTAGAAGAGGTACTAGTTCGCGTTGAGAATCAATTAACCATTCGTAGATTGCACGGGCAGCTAGTTAAAGCATTAGAGCAAGAAAAAGAACTTAACCGCCGGATTGAAGAAATGGCGACTCTAGAGGAACGAAATCGAATTGCTCGCGACATTCATGATTCTTTAGGACACGCCCTAGTTGCTCTCAATATCCAAATGGAAACGGCTTTGACATTGTGGCGAGATGCTCCAGATCGAGCCTATGAGTTTTTAACTGAAGCCAAACAACTCGGTTCAGAAGCTTTACGAGCAGTGCGAGAATCAGTCTCAGAACTGAGAGCAGACCCCTTGCAAGGTAAAGTATTGGAACAGGCGATCGCTTCCCTAATTCAAGAATTTTACCGCACTACCAACGTCTTACCTCAATCTCAAATTACTCTATCGCGTCCCTTATCTCATGCCATAAATACGGCTGTTTATCGTATCCTCCAAGAAGGATTGACAAATATCTGCAAACACGCAGCAGCAACCGCCGTCTACATCCATATTCAAACTGTAGAATCCGGTTTATGGGTGATTATTCAGGATAATGGTAAGGGCTTCCAGGTGGGTGACAGTAAGACTGGGTTTGGTCTTCAGGGAATGCAAGAACGCACGAATAGTTTAGGTGCAACCCTAGAAATCAGGAGTCAACCTTGTGGGGGTTGTAGGATTACCGTTTTTTTCCCAAAAATATAA
- a CDS encoding response regulator transcription factor: MIRLLLVEDQEIVRRGLKTLLETKPDLQVIGEASNGQQAIELMQSLQASPPDVILMDIRMPVLDGVTATQRICQEFPGTKILVLTTFDDTKYITEAIRYGAKGYILKDTPAEELAESIRLIHRGYTQFGPGILEKTIAQMSTTAPDKPELPPGMAELTAREREILICIATGSSNREIAQSLFLSEGTVRNHISHILTRLNLRDRTQAAIVANAFLSWLQKLNSAS; encoded by the coding sequence ATGATTCGTTTGTTATTGGTTGAAGATCAAGAAATAGTTCGTCGAGGCTTAAAGACTTTATTAGAAACTAAGCCAGATCTACAAGTTATCGGAGAAGCCAGCAATGGTCAACAGGCTATAGAATTGATGCAAAGCTTACAGGCATCTCCTCCAGATGTAATCTTAATGGATATTCGGATGCCAGTGCTGGATGGCGTGACGGCTACTCAAAGGATCTGTCAGGAGTTTCCAGGAACCAAAATTTTAGTTTTGACGACTTTTGACGATACTAAATATATTACTGAGGCGATTCGTTATGGGGCAAAGGGTTACATTTTAAAGGATACACCTGCTGAAGAATTAGCCGAGTCAATTCGTTTGATTCACAGGGGTTACACCCAATTTGGGCCAGGGATTCTGGAGAAAACTATCGCCCAGATGTCTACAACAGCGCCAGATAAGCCGGAACTACCACCAGGAATGGCTGAACTGACGGCTAGAGAGCGAGAAATATTGATTTGCATCGCTACTGGGTCTAGCAATCGAGAAATTGCCCAAAGTCTTTTCCTTTCAGAAGGTACAGTCAGGAACCATATCAGCCATATCTTAACTCGGCTCAACTTACGCGATCGCACTCAAGCTGCGATCGTTGCTAATGCTTTTTTATCTTGGTTACAGAAGCTAAATTCTGCTTCGTGA
- a CDS encoding urease subunit beta has translation MIPGELVVPSGEIELNSGLVTISLRVANKGDRPIQVGSHFHFYEVNPALECDRQAARGMRLDIPSGTAVRFEPGDEKQVNLVPFTGSRQVYGFNNLVDGNLD, from the coding sequence ATGATTCCAGGAGAACTAGTTGTACCTAGTGGAGAAATTGAACTCAATAGTGGATTGGTGACGATTAGTCTGAGAGTAGCAAATAAAGGCGATCGCCCCATTCAAGTTGGTTCTCACTTTCATTTTTATGAAGTTAATCCAGCTTTGGAATGCGATCGCCAAGCAGCTAGGGGAATGCGTCTCGATATCCCTTCTGGTACAGCAGTGCGGTTTGAACCAGGGGATGAAAAACAGGTAAACTTAGTCCCGTTTACAGGTAGTCGTCAGGTTTACGGGTTTAATAACTTAGTTGATGGCAATCTTGATTGA